One segment of Cryptococcus neoformans var. grubii H99 chromosome 2, complete sequence DNA contains the following:
- a CDS encoding glucose-6-phosphate isomerase — protein sequence MDGKPATQYQAWKKLQSLHASKADKLVLKDLFKADPKRFSNLSKTFSSSSPDVSLLLDYSKNLIDDEVLSTLFDLAREAKVESFRDAMFDGKHINTSEGRAVLHIALRNPPADKGGFKISEAGVDEVHAVLAHMKEFSDSVRSGAWKGYTGKPIDTIVNIGIGGSDLGPVMVCEALKHYSKRDLKTHFVSNIDGTDMAEVLKACNRETTLFIVASKTFTTQETITNAESAKEWFLEEAKEKAHVAKHFVALSTNTKGVTEFGIAESNMFQFWDWVGGRYSLWSAIGLSICLSIGFDNFQELLNGAHEMDKHFKTAKLEDNLPVILALVGIWYNDFYGAQTQALLPYDQYLKKFADYFQQGDMESNGKSVTKDGSRVDYETGPIIWGQSGTNGQHAFYQLIHQGTKLIPCDFLAPVETLNPISGGKHHEILLSNFFAQPEALAFGKTEKQVIEELGPEQSKNSALVKSKIFEGNKPTNSIMFQKLTPGTLGALVALYEHKIHVQGAIWGINSYDQMGVELGKVLAKAILKQLGSESDVQGHDSSTTGLIHWYQKNRK from the exons ATGGACGGCAAGCCAGCTACTC AATACCAGGCCTGGAAGAAGCTCCAGTCCCTTCACGCCTCAAAGGCCGACAAGCTCGTCTTGAAGGACCTTTTCAAAGCTGACCCCAAGCGTTTCTCCAACCTCTCAAagaccttttcttcttcttctccagacgtctctcttctccttgactACTCCAAGAACCTTATCGATGATGAGGTCCTCTCCACGCTCTTTGACCTCGCCCGTGAGGCCAAGGTCGAGTCTTTCCGTGACGCGATGTTTGACGGCAAGCACATTAACACCTCTGAGGGCCGTGCCGTCTTGCACATTGCGCTCCGAAACCCCCCTGCTGATAAGGGTGGCTTCAAGATCTCTGAGGCCGGTGTTGACGAGGTCCACGCCGTCCTTGCCCACATGAAGGAATTCTCCGACTCTGTTCGCTCTGGCGCCTGGAAGGGTTACACTGGCAAGCCCATTGACACCATCGTCAACATTGGTATCGGTGGTTCCGACCTTGGTCCCGTTATGGTCTGCGAGGCCCTCAAGCACTACAGCAAGAGGGACTTGAAGACCCACTTTGTCTCCAACATTGACGGTACTGACATGGCCGAGGTCCTCAAGGCTTGCAACCGTGAGACCACCTTGTTCATCGTCGCTTCCAAGACCTTTACCACTCAGGAGACCATTACCAACGCCGAGAGTGCCAAGGAATGGTTCCTTGaggaggccaaggag AAAGCCCACGTCGCCAAGCACTTTGTTGCGCTTTCCACCAACACCAAGGGTGTGACCGAGTTTGGTATTGCCGAATCCAACATGTTCCAGTTCTGGGACTGGGTTGGTGGCCGATACTCTCTTTGGTCCGCCATCGGTCTCTCCATCTGCTTGTCTATCGGCTTTGACAACTTCCAGGAGTTACTCAACGGTGCCCACGAGATGGACAAGCACTTCAAGACCGCCAAGCTCGAGGACAACTTGCCCGTCATCCTTGCTTTGGTTGGTATCTGGTACAACGACTTTTACG GTGCCCAAACCCAAGCTCTCTTGCCTTACGACCAGTACCTCAAGAAGTTTGCCGACTACTTCCAGCAGGGTGACATGGAGTCCAACGGTAAGAGCGTTACCAAGGACGGCTCTCGAGTCGATTACGAGACTGGCCCTATCATCTGGGGTCAGAGCGGTACCAACGGCCAGCACGCTTTCTACCAGTTGATCCACCAGGGTACCAAGCTCATCCCTTG TGATTTCCTTGCCCCTGTCGAGACTCTTAACCCCATCTCTGGCGGCAAGCACCACGaaatcctcctctccaacttcTTCGCTCAGCCCGA agCACTTGCCTTTGGCAAGACTGAGAAGCAGGTCATTGAGGAGCTCGGCCCCGAGCAATCCAAGAACTCCGCCCTCGTCAAGTCCAAGATCTTTGAAGGCAACAAGCCCACCAACTCTATCATGTTCCAAAAGCTTACTCCCGGTACTCTCGGTGCCCTCGTCGCCCTCTATGAGCACAAGATCCACGTTCAGGGTGCTATCTGGGGTATCAACTCTTACGACCAGATGGGTGTCGAACTCGGTAAGGTCTTGGCCAAGGCTATCTTGAAGCAGTTGGGTAGCGAAAGCGATGTCCAGGGTCACGACTCTTCTACTACCGGTCTCATCCACTGGTACCAGAAGAACAGGAAGTAA